In one window of Solanum pennellii chromosome 2, SPENNV200 DNA:
- the LOC107011078 gene encoding serine/threonine protein phosphatase 2A 57 kDa regulatory subunit B' theta isoform-like: protein MIKQILNRLPRKPSKSAENRDGGSSASPSNASTGSRSSDLSTAQSGNSSATTVSGVTSSTLGPNHGNRLPQAANAKVNGSAAVFPCETLPSFKDVPTAEKQNLFIKKLNLCCVLFDFTDPTKHLKEKDIKRQTLVELVDYLSSANGKFTETVIQEIVKMVSSNLFRPLTPQPRENKVLEAFDLEDDEPWMDPAWPHLQIVYEFFLRFVASPETDAKLSKRYVDHSFVLRLLDLFDSEDPREREFLKTVLHRIYGKFMVHRPFIRKSINNIFYRFIFETEKHNGIAELLEILGSIINGFALPLKEEHKLFLVRALIPLHKPKCVHMYHQQLSYCITQFVEKDCKLADTVIRGLLKYWPITNSSKEVVFLGELEEVLEATQPPEFQRCMVPLFHQISRCLSSSHFQVAERALFLWNNDHVENLIKQNHRVILPIIFPALEKNARGHWNQAVQNLTLNVRKIFSDIDSELFEECLQKFEEDEAQEEEVKRKREITWKRLEELAGVKAASNEPVLVSHKITPHSPSG, encoded by the exons ATGATCAAACAGATACTTAATAGGCTCCCTAGAAAGCCTTCCAAGTCAGCAGAAAATCGTGATGGAGGAAGCTCTGCATCACCATCAAATGCTTCAACTGGTTCTAGAAGCAGTGATTTGTCTACTGCGCAGTCAGGAAATTCAAGTGCCACTACTGTTTCAGGAGTCACATCTTCAACTCTGGGACCAAATCATGGAAATAGGCTACCGCAGGCGGCAAATGCTAAGGTGAATGGAAGTGCAGCAGTTTTTCCGTGTGAGACCTTGCCTAGTTTTAAAGATGTACCAACTGCTGAGAAACAAAACTTGTTCATAAAAAAACTGAACTTGTGCTGTGTATTATTTGACTTTACTGACCCAACAAAACACTTGAAAGAAAAAGACATCAAGCGGCAGACATTAGTAGAGCTTGTTGATTATCTTAGTTCTGCAAATGGAAAATTCACAGAAACTGTCATTCAAGAAATTGTTAAAATGGTGTCTTCAAATCTGTTCAGGCCTCTAACTCCTCAACCTCGTGAAAACAAAGTATTGGAAGCTTTTGACTTGGAAGATGACGAACCCTGGATGGATCCTGCATGGCCACATTTGCAAATTGTGTATGAGTTCTTTCTCAGATTTGTGGCATCGCCGGAGACAGATGCAAAATTGTCTAAGCGATATGTTGACCATTCTTTTGTTCTAAGGTTATTAGATCTCTTTGATTCAGAAGATCCAAGAGAAAGGGAGTTCTTGAAGACGGTTCTGCACCGAATATATGGAAAATTCATGGTGCACCGCCCTTTTATTAGGAAATCAATCAACAATATATTTTACCGGTTTATCTTTGAAACTGAGAAGCATAATGGAATAGCAGAACTTTTAGAAATTTTGGGCAGTATAATCAATGGATTTGCACTTCCACTGAAGGAAGAGCACAAGTTGTTTCTTGTTCGAGCTCTTATTCCACTTCATAAACCAAAGTGCGTACACATGTATCATCAGCAGTTATCTTACTGCATAACACAATTTGTGGAGAAGGACTGCAAGCTCGCTGATACTGTCATAAGAGGTTTGTTGAAATATTGGCCTATCACAAACAGTTCCAAGGAAGTAGTGTTCTTAGGTGAGCTGGAGGAGGTTCTAGAAGCAACTCAGCCTCCAGAATTCCAGCGTTGTATGGTGCCTTTGTTTCATCAGATCAGTCGTTGTTTGAGCAGCTCGCACTTTCAG GTGGCTGAGAGGGCCTTGTTCCTATGGAACAATGATCATGTTGAGAACCTAATCAAACAAAATCATAGAGTTATACTGCCGATAATCTTCCCTGCCTTGGAGAAGAATGCTAGAGGCCACTGGAATCAGGCGGTGCAAAACTTGACATTAAATGTCCGCAAGATCTTCTCTGATATCGATTCTGAACTCTTTGAAGAGTGTTTGCAGAAATTCGAAGAAGATGAGGCCCAAGAAGAGGAGGTAAAGAGGAAACGTGAAATTACTTGGAAACGGTTAGAGGAGCTTGCTGGAGTGAAAGCTGCAAGCAATGAGCCAGTGCTAGTTTCTCATAAGATAACACCTCATTCACCATCTGGCTAG
- the LOC107012024 gene encoding AUGMIN subunit 6-like yields MTMDREKEREVELESAMYTNCLLLGLDPSIIGIGAGNGTPRVGLFRHSNPKLGEQLLYFILSSLRGPTQSAKDFDKVWPIFDSAQSRDFRKVVQGIISELESQGALPRSNSRVSSLATCCGPRFVELLWQLSLHALREVHRRMFAADVVSNPLPASLTDVAFSHAATLLPVTKARIALERRRFLSNAETAVRRQAMWSNLAHELTAEFRGLCAEEAYLQQELEKLQDVRNKVKLEGELWDELVSSSSQNSHMVQRATRLWDSLLSRKNQHEILASGPIEDLIAHREHRYRISGSALLTAMDQSPVAPPPHLASSHQAVRSQADVDREKHARSSDSSHIQVDDNTFSRVDERVARGHPTVDIAEVLRRWTHALQRVHKQSLQLAKANDGEGPELLRSSLDGGTGGHAESLAATLAEHKQHLASIQVLINQLKEVAPSIQNSILELTEEVSSISSNSSRTANFQGRSHSQAQSSGRTLEHSDDEVAEMSSRLSSMQFEKTSASPTTLKLPPLFSVTPNSSGKGGAQKRQISDQTSQIENMPERKSLDQQFLNNSFDNSPQDNDTSFVQNLKRSVREAALRSEPYYQGSSQDSRSDDSSEHYFEPVSGLGFSQHGDRANLLRRKKLFVSEPDSSFLGTGAPDSHMNIKSDGIPDLLHDLQSVDDYDGFLSTMGSNSSFSDAHRSFYDVEEAKDQVFSPPLLMDASLLADSYEDLLAPLSETETALMEH; encoded by the exons ATGACGATGGACCGAGAGAAGGAGAGAGAGGTTGAGTTGGAAAGTGCAATGTACACCAACTGTTTGTTACTAGGGTTGGATCCATCCATCATCGGAATCGGAGCCGGAAACGGCACACCTCGCGTCGGACTTTTTCGTCATTCGAACCCTAAATTGGGCGAACAGCTTCTCTACTTTATATTATCTTCTCTTAGAGGTCCTACTCAATCCGCTAAG GATTTCGATAAGGTCTGGCCAATTTTTGATTCCGCACAATCTCGCGATTTTCGTAAG GTTGTACAAGGGATTATAAGTGAGCTGGAATCTCAAGGGGCACTGCCTAGAAGTAATTCGAGGGTCTCATCTCTTGCCACATGCTGTGGACCAAG ATTTGTTGAACTTCTATGGCAACTTTCATTGCATGCTTTGAGGGAGGTTCATAGGCGAATGTTTGCTGCTGATGTTGTTTCTAACCCCTTGCCTGCATCATTAACAGATGTAGCTTTCTCACATGCAGCCACACTACTTCCTGTAACCAAG GCTAGGATTGCTCTTGAAAGAAGGAGGTTTTTGAGTAATGCAGAAACAGCAGTTCGTAGACAGGCCATGTGGTCTAATTTGGCTCATGAATTGACAGCTGAATTTCGAGGCCTTTGTGCTGAAGAG GCTTATTTGCAGCAAGAACTGGAAAAGCTGCAGGATGTGAGAAACAAAGTAAAGCTGGAAGGTGAACTGTGGGATGAACTTGTATCAAGCTCAAGTCAGAACTCACACATGGTTCAAAGAGCTACTCGTTTGTGGGACTCTTTGCTGTCTCGCAAGA aTCAACATGAAATTCTCGCCTCTGGCCCGATAGAAGATCTTATTGCTCATCGTGAGCATAG GTATCGCATCTCTGGTTCAGCTTTGCTCACAGCTATGGATCAAAGCCCTGTAGCTCCACCACCCCATTTGGCTTCTTCACATCAAGCTGTAAGATCACAAGCAGACGTGGATAGAGAAAAGCATGCAAGGAGTTCAGATTCTTCTCATATTCAAGTAGACGATAACACATTTTCTCGAGTTGATGAGAGAGTTGCAAGAGGCCATCCTACTGTTGATATAGCAGAAGTTTTGAGGCGTTGGACACATGCCCTACAACGTGTTCATAAGCAATcccttcaactg GCAAAAGCAAATGATGGAGAGGGTCCAGAGCTTTTGAGGAGTTCACTTGATGGTGGTACTGGTGGTCATGCAGAGTCCTTGGCTGCAACCCTTGCTGAACATAAGCAGCACCTAGCAAGTATACAG GTGCTCATAAATCAACTGAAGGAAGTCGCTCCATCCATACAGAATTCAATTTTAGAACTTACAGAAGAAGTTAGTAGTATTTCGTCCAATTCTTCTAGAACAGCCAATTTTCAGGGCAGATCACATTCCCAAGCACAGAGCAGTGGGAGAACATTG GAACACAGTGATGATGAGGTAGCTGAGATGAGCTCAAGATTGTCATCCATGCAATTTGAAAAGACATCAGCTAGTCCCACTACTTTGAAGCTCCCACCTTTGTTTAGTGTGACACCGAATTCTTCAGGAAAAGGTGGTGCACAGAAGCGACAGATCTCGGACCAAACCAGCCAAATTGAAAATATGCCTGAGAGGAAGTCTCTGGATCAGCAATTTCTAAATAATTCCTTCGATAATTCGCCACAAG ATAATGACACAAGCTTTGTTCAAAATCTGAAGAGATCTGTCAGAGAAGCTGCACTTCGCTCCGAACCTTACTATCAGGGATCATCTCAAGATAGTCGTTCTGATGATAGTTCTGAGCACTACTTTGAGCCTGTCTCAGGGTTAGGGTTTTCTCAGCATGGAGATAGGGCAAACTTgctgagaagaaaaaaattgtttgtgtCAGAACCAGATTCTTCATTTTTAGGGACTGGTGCACCGGATAGTCATATGAACATCAAGTCTGATGGAATACCTGACTTATTACATGATCTGCAGTCTGTGGATGACTATGATGGTTTTCTTTCTACTATGGGttcaaactcttcattttcGGATGCACATAGGTCATTTTATGATGTGGAGGAAGCTAAGGATCAAGTATTTTCTCCTCCTCTGCTTATGGATGCATCATTGTTAGCAGATTCATATGAGGATTTACTTG CACCATTGTCAGAAACTGAAACTGCTTTGATGGAGCATTGA